CGACCTTCGACGGGGTGCTCTTCATCGGAGGGCAGGGCCCGATGTACACCTTCATGGGCTCTGCTGTGATAGCCGAGACCCTTCGCACCTTCTACGAGTCAGGAAAGCCGACCGCGGTGATCTGCCACGCGACGTGTGCACTGCTCGAAGCCACTGACTCGAGCGGCGAGCTGATCGTGGCCGGCAAGACCTGGACTGGCTTTGCCAACAGCGAGGAGCAGTACGCCGATCAGGCCGCCGGGCAGCAGATCCAGCCGTTTCGCATCGAGGACCGCGCGGCCGCCATGGAGAGCACGAACTTCATCGTCAACAAGCCGTTCGCGTCGTTCGCCGTGCAGGACGGCAACCTGATCACGGGTCAGCAGCAGAACTCCGGGACTGCGGCCGCCGAGCTGGTCATCCGCGCGCTGGGCGTCTGAGCCAGGACCGCGATTGACGTCCGGCCGGAGGTGCGGAGACTCGCAGGTCATGGACGTCGACTGGGACTCGCCGACGACGTGGCCCGACTGGCTGACGGCACCCATCACGCTCGCCGAGCCCGACGCTCGCTGGCTCCGGGCGGGCGGCGCTGAGGCCGCGCGACTCACCCATCTGCTCGGCGACATGGCCGACGGGCCGGTCGAGCACATCGGCTCCACTGCCGTGCCAGGACTACGTGCCAAGCCAGTCCTCGACTTCGCGGTCGCCAGTGCGCAGCGGGATGCGGCCGCGGAGTGGATGGCAGCGGCTCTCGGACCGGACTGGGTGCTGGTTCCCGACAGGCTGCACCCACTCCCGGTCCGTCTCCTGATCCGGGTCGTGGACGACCGCCGGCACACCCACCTCCAGATTCTCCACGCGGGCGATCCACATCTTGAGCGGCTGGTCGGCTTTCGTGATGCCCTTCAGGCGGACATCCAGGCCAGGCGGGCCTACGAGCACGTCAAGAATGCAGCGGCCGAGGCCCATGGCGAGGACCGTGCCCGCTACACGGCGCGGAAGGCCGAGATCGTCGCCTCGATCTTGCGAGGCGTCGGGATCGAGCCGGCAGAGGAGCACGTCGTTTGATCCACCGACTCCGCCTACTCCTACGACAGGGTGGTGGCGTCGGCGACAGACCAGCCCCCTGTTGCCTGACCACCGATGACAGCGATCTCCACACGACGCTCAGCTGTCGTCAGCGTGACTAGGGTGAGGGGTTCGGTCGTGGCGGACTCGACAGGGCCCATGATGGACTCGACCGTTGAAGTGCCGTCCTCGATCGTTGGGATCCCGAAGCGGTCGGTGAAGGCGTCCACGGAGAAGCCAGGCATCACCCCACCGGCCGTCAGGGCCACCAATCTGTCCGCGTCACCAGCGTCGTAGGCGGCGAGCCACGCAAGGGCCACTCCCTCTGCCGAGTCCAGTCCGGCGCTCGGGCTGGCTGCCAACTGACTGCACGCTGGTCGAGAATCGTCAAGTCGCTGGCTGGCCCGCGGGATCAGTTGTGGCTCTTGTATGAAGTCAGCGTCATCTGGCGAGGCCTGCGACAGACTGCTCAAGACACCAAATGGCGCCGCCGAGCGGCTGAAGCCAGAGGGCGAGCGCCACCACACCGCTATGCCAGTCGCCCGTAGAGCTTCGTCCACGTAGCCGATTGGCGCTGACTTATCCACGCACCCATTCGCATCCGCCCGCATGACGGGGTCGTCAACGTCCTGAGCCGTCGGCATCTGCCGGCTCTCACCATTGTCGTCCGGATCAATCGAAGCAGCTATCGCTACCTGGAATGGCTCTAGGGAGCCGGTCATCCTTGCCGCAAGCGAATCGCCGGGCGGACGGAGGACAACCGCCACATTGTCCTGGACGCGCGCGCTTGTGTCCCCGATCTCGACGCTGGCGACACCATTCGGGACGATGGCCGCCCACACGTCCGGGGCGGGGTCGTAGTCGCCGTCAACCAACTCCAACGGGAGGTGGCCACGCAACTCGAAGACAGCCTCCGTGGCGCAGGCCCCCGTCAACCCGTCTGCCACGCCGGTGACAAGGAGACAGATCGCGTCGGATGCGTCCCGAGTTACGTAGAAGGACAGACCCTCAACCGAGGTGGCCAGACGCATGTCGGGCTCCTCTGGCAGCAATGCCGCTGCCCAGGACTGGGACGCCTCGGGAGGCGGCACATCGTCCGCGTCGGCGGCGCGATCGAGCACGTACAGCGGCCCGTCCGGATCGGCCGCTGCCGAGCCGGACCGCATGTCCAGTGGTTCGGCGATCTGGCCAGGTCCGCGACTGAGCAGCAATGTTGCCAGACCCACGGTGAGTAGCGTCGCGACCAGGACCAGCGGAGCCGCGGGCGGCACGCCTCGCCGACGCGACCGCTCCCAGGCCGCATCCAGCTCCAGGGGTCGCGACGGGCTCGGAGCCGCCAGGTGGAGTCGACGACTGAGGTCGTCCTTGTTGGTGTTCATCGGTCTGCTCCTTCGTCTTCCAACGCCTTGCGCCCAGTGATGCCGGCGGCGGGCTCGCTGGCGCTGTTCGCGGTGGTGCTACCGCCTAGTTGGGGTGGTGTGGAAGTCGCCTGCCGGTCGCCGTTGACCGGGACGTCGGACCGGGTCTCGACAAGGCGTGGCCGCAGTCGTGCGGTAGCGCGGGAGAGGCGGCTACGAACGGTGCCTGGGGCGATGCCGAGTTCATCGGCGATCTCGACGGAGGCGAAGCCGAGGTGATGTCGCATGATCACGATCCGCCGGTCAATCGGTGCCAGACGTTGGAGTGCACGCTGGGGGTCCACTGAGTCGGACCGATCCGGTGCCGGACAGACCTGGGAGTTTGAGGACGTCAGCAGCCGCCGGGCCGCCCGCCCGACCGCGTTACGTCGATGATGGGAGCGGGCTCGATTGAAGGCGACGGTGAACAGCCACCGGTCGGGACGGCGCATCTCCCGGACGGCGTCCCAGCGTCGACACAACTCCACCACAGCGTCTTGCGCGAGATCTTCGGCGAGGTCATGATCGCCGCAGAACAGCCCGAGGGCGCCGACCAGTCGGGGGTGTACCTCCTCACAGAACGCAATGAGGTCGGGCGGGGTCCGGGAGATGTGGCCATGTGAGGTGCAGACGCACGACCACCCTCGGGTGTTGCAGAATGAGGTGTCACCTCGCTGCCCATATTTATGGGTTGCAGTATCGTAGGCGCTGTGAAGACCACGGTTGAGATCCCCGACGCGCTGTTCGCCGAAGCGAAGCTGGAGGCCGCCAGGCGGGGTGTCACCTTCAAGGCACTCATCGAGGAGGGTCTCGTGCAGGTACTTCGACCGGACGGGGCTGGTCACGACTTCACTCTCCCGGATGCCTCTGTCGGAGGTCGGGGAGCGAGGGAATGGCATTCGTTGTCGCACGATGAGCGACTGGCCCTGATCTACGACACGTGATCGCCGTCGATACCAACGTGCTGGTCTACGCACACCGGTCAGACTCGCCACTTCATGCGCAGTCGGCTGCCGTGGTGAAACGCCTGGCCGAGGGCGAAGGCCGATGGGCCATACCGTGGCCGTGCATCCACGAGTTCTACTCGACGGTGACCCATGCGAGGATCTACGACCCGCCGTCATCCCCATCTCAGGCGGCCGACCAACTGGACGCTTGGGTCGGCTCGCCGACGTTGCGTCTGCTGGGGGAGGGTCGCGACCACCTGAGGCGGCTCGTCGACTTGGCCATGGCAGCGGACGTGAGCGGCCCGCGGATCCACGACGCCCGCATAGCCGCCATCTGCATTTCCCATGGTGTGGATCACCTCGTCACGCTGGACCGGGACTTCTCACGATTCCAAGGTCTGTCACTGCGGAGCCCACTCGATCTGGCGGACTGAGCAGCGCGGACCAGCGCCCAGGCGAAGACCAGATAGCCCGCGAGCCAGCCGCCACCACCCAGCAGCGCCTGGGTGAGGTCCCCGACGGTTGCCGGATCACTGACCAGCTCGATCAAGCCGTAGGTCAGGCCGGCAGCCAGTGGCACCAGCACGAACAGGCCGAACCGAGCCCAGCGAACCGGCTGCTGCACGCTGAGCAGGGCCAGACCCTCCCCCCGAAGCCGAGTCAGTCCCCAGTGGCACAGGCCCATGAGCGCCGGAAGGAGGCCGATGGCGATCGGCGCCTGAACCGCGATCGTGACGAACGAGAAGAGCGCTGCCACCCCGAGCACGACGCTGTGCCGCCGCGAAGGCGAGGACGTGGGCACGGGTAGGACGGCCAACACGGCATGGCCGGCGGCCAGCACAGCCGTGCCCACCGAGATGGCGACCCCGAGCTGCAGCGTCGACCAGTCGATCTGCTCCGGCCCGTCGGCCAGCCACCACGTCGGCCACCAGGCTCCGAGGAACACGCCCAGCCCGATCAGCCATCCCGCCAGGCCTGCGGCCGACCCGTCCCGCAGGCGCCGACCGATCACCCACCAGCAGACCATGATCGACATGAGCATGTGCCACGCCAGCGAGGTGTAGGAGACGGTGAACACGGGCGCCTCGTACAGGACCGGCACCAGCAGCCCCTCCACCGCGAAGCCGAACACAGCGCCGGCCAACGCGACCCCCGGCAAGCTGTCGACCTGATAGTGGCGCAGTGTCCAGAGGAAGCACGCCGTGGGAAGGGCGTAGAAGGCGATCAGGGCCGGGCTGACAGCGTCGATCGGGTAGTACAGCAGTTCACTCACTGCAACGAGTGCCGTGGCCGAGGCAACGAGGGAGAGGATGGTTCGCATGGTGTGACGCTAGGAGCACGGGATCGCCCGCACCTCCGGCGAATCCCCGGACCCGACCCGGATCTGGCCCTGAGAAACTGCCCCGTCCCACGGGCGCTGGTACGGTGAGAGGCTCCTCCTCGTCAGTTGACAGGACGAGGTGGGCTTGACAACTCCACAGCGCGTTCACGCACAACTCCCCTCTCGGGGGCGACTGGTTTCGACGGGTGTCGATCGACCGCGAGAGAGCGAGCCGAGGATGTAGGGCTGCCTCGTTAAACCGCTCTACAACACATATGTGCTGAAGATAACTTCGCACTGGCAGCTTAACTAAGCTCCTGTCCGCCCGAGCCACCGCCTGAGGCAAGGGACCGGGCAACGCAACCAGGCTCAACCGCCGGACCGTCTCTCATGGGTTCGGCGGGACACCTAATCGTGAGGTACGGCGGACGGCAGGTCTGAGCCAAGGATGCCCCCGCCCGACAATCATCTTGGTTCTACGCTCGTAGCGCTCTCGGGGACGAGACATTCGGACGGGGGTTCGACTCCCCCCGCCTCCACTGGTCTTTGGCCGTGCCTACGGTCCGATGACGACTTGGTGTGGTGAGTGGACGCGCTTGGCGTTGCTGGTTACACCTATTCCATGGACGCGCTGCCAGCCGGGACTCTTCTCGGCAACTACCGTGTCCGGCGGGTTGCCGGGCGTGGGGCTGTCGGCGTGGTCTACGAGGCCGAGCACATGGTGTTGGGCCGCACGGTCGCGGTGAAGATGCTGAACCCGCGGCACGCCGACCAGACGGTGTTCCGCCAGCGATTCACCCGGGAGGGACGGGGCGCGGCCTCTGTCCAGCATCCGAACATCATCACCGTCTTCGACGCCGGTGAGCACGATGGCCGTCCGTACCTGGTCATGGACTTCGTCGACGGTCCCGACCTGGAAGAGGTGCTGGCCAGCCGCGGCGGTCGGTTGCCACCCGGAACGGCCCTCGGCATCTGCCGTGCCGTCGCCGATGCCCTCGACGCGGCCGCGAGCCAGGGCTTCGCCCATCGCGACGTCAAGCCGGCGAACATCCTGCTGGAGCAGTGGGGGAGCGGTGAGGACGAGGCGGCCCTGATGCCGCCGCACGTCTACCTGACGGACTTCGGGCTGATCAAGTCCTCCGGCGAGGTATCGGTCACCCAGACCGGCAGCTTCGTCGGAACCCTGCTGTACATGTCGCCGGAGCAGATCCAGGGCGGAGCCGTCCCGGCCAGCGACCAGTACTCGTTGGCGTGTGTGCTGTGGGAGTGCTTGACCGGCGCGCCACCCTTCAAGCCCGAGAACGACGAACCGCTGTCCCTGCTGTCGGCCCATCTCCACACGCCCCCGCCCGTGTTCTCCGAGAGTCCCGGGTTCGGCGCGCACGCCATGCTGGACGCCGTCTTCCGGCGGGCTCTGGACAAGGACCCGGATGCTCGATACGACAGTGCCGGACAGTTCGTCGACGCAGTGGCCGCGGGGCTGAACGCACCCGACTCCACGGTGGTCTTCCCCGTGATGGAGCCGACTCCACCGCTGCCGCAGAACCTCCCACCGGAGCTCCCACCCGACAAGGAGATCGTCGAAGCGTCGGATGGTCCGGGCGTACCGCCAGCACACTCGACCGAGGAGTCGTCACCCCCGGCGTCGGACATTTCGGCGGCCCGGACCGAGGAGCGTGCCCGGCCGCCGTCGATGGTGCCGCCGCCAGCCCCACTCTCGGGTCCGCCGATCGCTCCACCGGTGGCTTCCTACACCGCCGGAGAGCTGCCGGCTGAGGGCACCCATCGCCCTCGTGACCCGGCACGACGGAGGGTCTTGGCGCTGGTTGCCTCGGCGGTGGTGATCGCCGGCGTGCTGGCCGCCCTCGCCCTCCGCCAGACCGCTGATGAGCCGACGCCAGCCCCCTCGCCGGTTGCCGCAGCGGCACCGGCGACCTCGTCTGGGCCGAGTCCCTCCGTCGAGCCAGTTGCCACCTCGGTCGAGGCAACCGCGACCCCGGTCGTCGCATCGGCCACCTCGCCGCCCGAGCCCACGTCGCTCGCTGACCAGGGTCGGATCGCCTTCGTCGGCGGCGGCGACATCTGGGTCAGCCACGTCGACGGGACGGCGGCCATCAACATCACCGAGGGAGCGTACGAGAACCCGGCCCAGCCGGCCTGGCGACCAGGGACGCAGTCGTTGGTGTTCTCCTCCGAGGTCGGCCTGCAGTTGGCCGATCTGTCGGGCGGGGATGACGCCATCACCATCGCAACGCTGACGAACAACGGCCGACACTCCGACCCGGCCTGGTCGCCCGATGGCACCCGCCTGTTGGTCAGCGTCCCGGTTGAGGGAGACGACCGCGACCTGGCCTTGCTCGAGCCCGGCGGCACGCCGCAGCCGATCGGCTTGGTCCAGGAGTTGGAGGGAGAGCGGGATCAGGTGCTGGCC
The sequence above is a segment of the Euzebya tangerina genome. Coding sequences within it:
- a CDS encoding DUF2191 domain-containing protein, with the protein product MKTTVEIPDALFAEAKLEAARRGVTFKALIEEGLVQVLRPDGAGHDFTLPDASVGGRGAREWHSLSHDERLALIYDT
- a CDS encoding RNA polymerase sigma factor, which codes for MVGALGLFCGDHDLAEDLAQDAVVELCRRWDAVREMRRPDRWLFTVAFNRARSHHRRNAVGRAARRLLTSSNSQVCPAPDRSDSVDPQRALQRLAPIDRRIVIMRHHLGFASVEIADELGIAPGTVRSRLSRATARLRPRLVETRSDVPVNGDRQATSTPPQLGGSTTANSASEPAAGITGRKALEDEGADR
- a CDS encoding type 1 glutamine amidotransferase domain-containing protein, translated to MAGSGGEDDGRKRVLLVASNPAVSDQTGWPIGFWWAELVHPYWAFAEVGYDIVIASPDGGSLQADAYSDPEDESGYSAHDFLSLGFKHSPRHAQLLEDTPALGDLDVSTFDGVLFIGGQGPMYTFMGSAVIAETLRTFYESGKPTAVICHATCALLEATDSSGELIVAGKTWTGFANSEEQYADQAAGQQIQPFRIEDRAAAMESTNFIVNKPFASFAVQDGNLITGQQQNSGTAAAELVIRALGV
- a CDS encoding protein kinase domain-containing protein; protein product: MDALPAGTLLGNYRVRRVAGRGAVGVVYEAEHMVLGRTVAVKMLNPRHADQTVFRQRFTREGRGAASVQHPNIITVFDAGEHDGRPYLVMDFVDGPDLEEVLASRGGRLPPGTALGICRAVADALDAAASQGFAHRDVKPANILLEQWGSGEDEAALMPPHVYLTDFGLIKSSGEVSVTQTGSFVGTLLYMSPEQIQGGAVPASDQYSLACVLWECLTGAPPFKPENDEPLSLLSAHLHTPPPVFSESPGFGAHAMLDAVFRRALDKDPDARYDSAGQFVDAVAAGLNAPDSTVVFPVMEPTPPLPQNLPPELPPDKEIVEASDGPGVPPAHSTEESSPPASDISAARTEERARPPSMVPPPAPLSGPPIAPPVASYTAGELPAEGTHRPRDPARRRVLALVASAVVIAGVLAALALRQTADEPTPAPSPVAAAAPATSSGPSPSVEPVATSVEATATPVVASATSPPEPTSLADQGRIAFVGGGDIWVSHVDGTAAINITEGAYENPAQPAWRPGTQSLVFSSEVGLQLADLSGGDDAITIATLTNNGRHSDPAWSPDGTRLLVSVPVEGDDRDLALLEPGGTPQPIGLVQELEGERDQVLAQRPTWQPDESLIAFQLTDDDGPRIWIASPDGSNPAPLTGAPEGRAYHPAFQPGDGATLLFSHTPSDTGVTELWRADLNTFEVSRLDTEDGVDVENADYSPCGDVVVTEVGTGDIDEFGLVAADGAMEPAVRIPAPPSVNGITDPAWQGQSCP
- a CDS encoding type II toxin-antitoxin system VapC family toxin gives rise to the protein MLVYAHRSDSPLHAQSAAVVKRLAEGEGRWAIPWPCIHEFYSTVTHARIYDPPSSPSQAADQLDAWVGSPTLRLLGEGRDHLRRLVDLAMAADVSGPRIHDARIAAICISHGVDHLVTLDRDFSRFQGLSLRSPLDLAD
- a CDS encoding GrpB family protein; the encoded protein is MDVDWDSPTTWPDWLTAPITLAEPDARWLRAGGAEAARLTHLLGDMADGPVEHIGSTAVPGLRAKPVLDFAVASAQRDAAAEWMAAALGPDWVLVPDRLHPLPVRLLIRVVDDRRHTHLQILHAGDPHLERLVGFRDALQADIQARRAYEHVKNAAAEAHGEDRARYTARKAEIVASILRGVGIEPAEEHVV